In Comamonas koreensis, the genomic stretch CCGGTTGGCTCCAAGCTGGGCGCAGCGCTCGCGCATACTGGGTGTGGCGTAGTTGCTGAGGATGACCAGATGCTGGTGTGGCGCGCGTTCCTGGAGCTTTTCCAGAACACCCAGGCCACTGCCTTCGAGCAAGAAGATATCGACCACCGCCAGATCCCAGTCGGTCGAAGGGTTGCTGAGCCAGCTGGTGGCGTCAGATTCGGTGCTGGCATGCCCCACGGTCTCCACCTGGGCCAGGTCTTCCAACGTGGCTATCAGGTTGTCGCGGATGGTCTTGTTGTCTTCAACCAAATAAGTTTTCAAACGGCGATGCATATACGGCTACACGGGTGTGTCTTACCGTAACAATGATAGCAACAAGCCGTAGGCACGCCATCGGTCTGAAAGGATGGCCTAAGTAGGACAAGGCCTCGTAGGTTTATTGTTTGTCTATTATTGTATACATAAAACAAATAATAAGCTGAGATATCAAAGGTGTTGCTCACCGCAGACGGGGCATTGCGGGTTGCGGCTGACCCGCATCGTGCTCCATTCCATGTCCTTGAGCTCGAGCATCATCAGACGCCCATCGAGGCTGCGGCCAATGCCGGCAATGAGTTTGAGCGCTTCTGCAGCCTGCATCGTACCGATAATGCCCACCAAGGGTGCAAATACCCCCATTGTCGAGCAGCTGGCTTCCTCGAACTGCTCTTCGGGCGAGAACAGGCAGGCATAGCAGGCAGCGCCTTTGTGGCGCCTGTCAAACACGCTGATCTGGCCATCAAAGCGGATGGCCGCGCCGCTGACCAAAGGCTTGGCCAGCGCCACGCAGGCGGCATTGATGGCCTGGCGCGTGCGGTAGTTGTCGGTGCAGTCCAGCACCACGCTGGCATCGCCCACCAAGGTCTGCAGCCGCTTGGCATCGACCCGCTGCTGCACCGTATGGATCTGGACATGCGGATTGATGGCCTGCAGGCTGGCTGCGCAGGAGCTGACCTTGGCCTGGCCCACGCGCTCGGTCGTATGGGCAATCTGGCGCTGCAAATTGGTCAGGTCCACCGTGTCGTCATCGACCAAGGTGATGCGGCCCACGCCGGCCGAGGCCAGGTACATCGCTGCCGGGCTGCCCAGGCCGCCCGCGCCAATCACCACCGCATGGGCGGCGAGGATGGCCTCCTGGCCTTCGATGCCGACCTCATCCAGAAAGATATGGCGGGAGTAGCGCAAAAGTTGCTCGTCGTTCATGGGCTTATTGTCGGAAAAAACAAAGGCCGCAGCAGGAACTCTGCTTGCGGCCTTTTGACGCAGCGCAACGAAGGTTGGGCGCTACAGCTTGACGGCTTTACTTCTTGGGCTCGCTAGCGGGCGGCAGCTTGGTGTCGTCCGTGGTGGACTCTGCGGGCTTGTCGCTCGTGCTGGTCTTTTCCTCGTCCTTTTTCTCGGCCGGGCGCTCGGTCTTGGTCTGGCTCACCTGCACGGGCTCACCCTTGAGCTGGTGCAAGGCCTGCTGCAGCTGGAAGTCCTTGTCCGAGCCGAACTCGGGCGGACGGCGCTCGGAGGCGGGCTTCTTGCTCTCTTCGTCCAGGCGCTTGAGCGCCGCTTCACGGGCCTTCTCGCGGGCTTCGTCCTTGACTTCGGGGCCTTGGCCGCTGGAGAGGTGCTTTTCCAGATCCGCTTCGCGGGTGCGCAGCGCGGCAAACAAATCGCCTTCGGCCGACTCGTCGACCATGATGTCGGGCACGATGCCCTTGGCCTGGATCGACTTGCCGCTTGGCGTGTAGTAGCGCGCCGTGGTCAGCTTGATGCCGGTGTCCGGACCGAGGGGGCGCACGGTCTGCACCGAGCCCTTGCCAAAGGT encodes the following:
- a CDS encoding response regulator — encoded protein: MHRRLKTYLVEDNKTIRDNLIATLEDLAQVETVGHASTESDATSWLSNPSTDWDLAVVDIFLLEGSGLGVLEKLQERAPHQHLVILSNYATPSMRERCAQLGANRVFDKSEDIDALIDYCVERTSQLQ
- a CDS encoding HesA/MoeB/ThiF family protein — protein: MNDEQLLRYSRHIFLDEVGIEGQEAILAAHAVVIGAGGLGSPAAMYLASAGVGRITLVDDDTVDLTNLQRQIAHTTERVGQAKVSSCAASLQAINPHVQIHTVQQRVDAKRLQTLVGDASVVLDCTDNYRTRQAINAACVALAKPLVSGAAIRFDGQISVFDRRHKGAACYACLFSPEEQFEEASCSTMGVFAPLVGIIGTMQAAEALKLIAGIGRSLDGRLMMLELKDMEWSTMRVSRNPQCPVCGEQHL